The nucleotide window CCAGACTTCCAGGACCGACGGCGACACTTCGCCGATCACGCCGATCGGCTGATCGTCTATGAGAATGGTTCCCGCGCGGCCGTCGATGAAAGTCGGGTGCTGGACCGGGTCGAGACGATAGTTCACATTCAGGGCGTAACAGAGATTTTCCAACGCAGCGTGGACTTCGGAAAACGCAGCCTCCGCATGAGCGATCAGCACGGCGGCTCGCATGTCCGTTCGACAACCCACTTCTGCGGCGGGGTCGACGGTCACGGCCTCGCCCACCTCGAACACCCGATGGGGATACACCGCCTTGGAGCTGGCCGCCTCCACGCGAAGCAGCGACGCCAGCAAATGGGGACGGAGCACCGCGAAGGTTTCGACCATGGGATTGTCCACCTCGACCAACCCACTTTCGACCGTCCGATCACCCATTCGCTCCACCACCTCGTGCCGCGAGGTAAGGATGTTGTCCATGGTTTCCTGGAAGCCCAACCCGGTCAGGAGCTCGCGTACGCGGTCCGCATAGCGCTCGATCGCCGACAGTGCGCCCACCGTGAACTGGCCCGGCATTTCGGGCGCGAACGAGTCGTAGCCGCGCGCGATGGCGATGTCTTCGACGATGTCGATGGGGTGCAGGATGTCGTCGCGGTGAGACGGAGGCGTGACCTTCAGGGTCGGACCCGATCCTGACACGCGATGGCCATATCCGGTGAGGAGGCGACCCGCCTCCGGCGGCCGGATCGACTCACCCAGCACCTGCTCGATCAAGTTCAACGGAACGGAGATGGCTTGGGTGATCTCCCGCGGCGTGATTATCTTGCGTCCCATGGGCGTGGCCCAGGGGTAGTCGATGGTCACGGGTTCGACCGTTGCGCCGCGATCAGCCAGGTTGGCGGCCCAGATATTCACGGCTAGGACCACCATGCGCAGATCCGTGCCCGTGACTTCGACCAAGAGATCGTCATCACCCACCGCGACCGCGCCCAGGGCTTGGCTGTTGATGATCGGCGGGAACGAGAGGACCTCCCCGCGCGCATCGACCAACAACGGGTACCGCGGGCTGTCGGCGATGATCTTGCCGTATGCCATGCCCTTGGGATGTTCGGCCAGAATTTCGCGCAGGGTCATGGTCCGGTCAACGCCCAGCGGCACGAAACTGGCCTCATCAGGCGCTGAGGTCGTGTACGACACCGGAAAAACGATTTTCTGCAGCGGGTACAGGCCGATGGACACGGTCTGACGCTTGCGGCCGTACAACTCGGCGAGCTTCTCCTGCGTCTGGATGAACTGTGTGAGCAGCGTGTCCGTCACTCCGACATTGCGCGCCACGCAGGCCCCGATGTAGGGCCGCACCTGACGGACGTCGGCCGTCACCTTGATGCGGTGCGCGCTCGACGGCCGAGCTGCCCTTCGCGGCGGCTTCGACGGCTTGATCGGCCGCAAGTGCCGCGCGATCCCTTCCACGCACCACAGATCCGGTCGGTTCGTATCGTTCAGCTCGATGCGCAACTCGCCAGTGGCTTCGACATACTCCTTCAATTCGCCTTTGACCAGAGAAAGCGAGGATTCGAGTTGCGCAGGGGTGAACTGTTTGTTGGCAAGGGCTTCGAGATCGGACTTCAGAACTGTAATAGTAGGCATGTCGTACTACAAGGTTGCTGTAGCGCGGTGGGCGCGAAGCTGTTCAAGGTCTGGCGTGAAGAGATCCCGGATGTCCGATAACCCCAGCGCGGTCATCGCCATCCGATCCAACCCCAACCCCCAGGCAATGACAGGGACTTTCACCCCCAACGGTCGCGTGACCTCCGGTCGGAACAGGCCTGCACCGCCCAGTTCCATCCAGCCCAGCTTGGGGTGCCTGGCGTGCATCTCCACCGAGGGCTCGGTATATGGGAAATACGCGGGGAGGAACTTGACTTCGGGGGCGCGCGCGACTTCTACGGCAAACAGGCGCAACAGGCCCAACAACGTCCGGAACGTGATGTCCTCACCCAGCACAATGCCTTCCACCTGAAAAAAGTCCGGCGCGTGCGTGGCGTCGACCTGATCGTAGCGAAAGCAGCGCGCGATCGAAAAGTACTTGCCCGGAATCTTGGGCCCGCTCGCCATGGTGCGCGCAGAAACGGATGTACCCTGGCTGCGCAGCACCAGGCGCCTGGCACGTGTGGGGTCGAACGGATAACGCCAACCCACCGAACCCGTGCCCTTGCCGTTCTCATGCGCGCGGGCCACGTTGGTGGCGAACGGCTCTGAAATCGGCTGTGATTCGCGCGGTTCGCGCACGAAGTACACGTCGTGGATCTCGCGCGCGGGGTGAAACTGCGGCATGAAGAGCGCGTCCATGTTCCAGAACTCGTTTTCAACCAGCGGACCGCGCATCTCCTCGAAGCCCATGGACACGAGTCGCGTCTTCACTTCATCCAGAAACGCCCGATACGGGTGTTTGCGCCCGCCGAACACCCGCGCGGGGCGCAATCCGATGTTGTATTTGCGAAACGTCTTGCCGCGCCATGCTCCGTCTTTGAGCAAGTCGGGCGTGAGCTGTGAGATTTCTTCGGACAACCCGAGGCCGCGCTCGCGAACGGCTCGGGCAAGCGCAGCACCGACGTCGGTCAGCGCGAACGTGCGTTCTTTATCTTCATCGATTCGGAAGATCCCCTTAGCCTTACCGCGCTTGGTGAAATGTTGTTCGACCAGACGATCCGACGCAGTCGCGGGTTCGTTCATCACCCGCGATCCTGCCCGACCCAGTGTTTCAATTTCGTGTTGCAGCGCCTGCAATTCGCCAAGGTCAGCGCCCGGCACGGCCTCCAGCACGCCGCCTTCACCAATACGAATCGCACCCAGTCCCTTCAGCGTTCCAACCGCGCCGCTGACTTCGTCCGGCTCCAGCCCACGACCCGATCGTAAATCCCCGACGGTCAACCGCTGGCCTTCGGAGAGCCACTTGAGTATGCGAAGCTCGGGGATCAAATCGGTGGCATAGCGCTTTCCGGCCTCGGCCAGCGCTGCCCGCCGCGTCACGCGCTCGCTCTCTACGCGGACCGCGCCTTTGGTGAGCAGCCACCCCAGCGCCATGGAGAGCTGCGACGCAGCCAGCCCGCTCCCCTCTCGCAGCGCCACTTCGGATGCCGCGGATTGATCGCCAAACGCGCGAAACACGCGAGCCTCCAGCGGATGGAGACCATCCAGAAGCGCCTGAATTTCTGGGGAAAGCATGGGACGGGATGCTAGCAAAGGGCCTGGGGGAAGTCAACGAATGCAGATTGAATGCCGGGCTGGCATGTAATAGAATCCCGCTATGTCCGACGACATTCCCAGATCCCCGCTCACCGGCCGCCGCGCCAGCAAGTTGGGCGACGAGATGGCGCTTGCCAAAATCGAACACGCGCGGAG belongs to Nitrospirota bacterium and includes:
- a CDS encoding phenylalanine--tRNA ligase subunit alpha translates to MLSPEIQALLDGLHPLEARVFRAFGDQSAASEVALREGSGLAASQLSMALGWLLTKGAVRVESERVTRRAALAEAGKRYATDLIPELRILKWLSEGQRLTVGDLRSGRGLEPDEVSGAVGTLKGLGAIRIGEGGVLEAVPGADLGELQALQHEIETLGRAGSRVMNEPATASDRLVEQHFTKRGKAKGIFRIDEDKERTFALTDVGAALARAVRERGLGLSEEISQLTPDLLKDGAWRGKTFRKYNIGLRPARVFGGRKHPYRAFLDEVKTRLVSMGFEEMRGPLVENEFWNMDALFMPQFHPAREIHDVYFVREPRESQPISEPFATNVARAHENGKGTGSVGWRYPFDPTRARRLVLRSQGTSVSARTMASGPKIPGKYFSIARCFRYDQVDATHAPDFFQVEGIVLGEDITFRTLLGLLRLFAVEVARAPEVKFLPAYFPYTEPSVEMHARHPKLGWMELGGAGLFRPEVTRPLGVKVPVIAWGLGLDRMAMTALGLSDIRDLFTPDLEQLRAHRATATL
- the pheT gene encoding phenylalanine--tRNA ligase subunit beta; this translates as MPTITVLKSDLEALANKQFTPAQLESSLSLVKGELKEYVEATGELRIELNDTNRPDLWCVEGIARHLRPIKPSKPPRRAARPSSAHRIKVTADVRQVRPYIGACVARNVGVTDTLLTQFIQTQEKLAELYGRKRQTVSIGLYPLQKIVFPVSYTTSAPDEASFVPLGVDRTMTLREILAEHPKGMAYGKIIADSPRYPLLVDARGEVLSFPPIINSQALGAVAVGDDDLLVEVTGTDLRMVVLAVNIWAANLADRGATVEPVTIDYPWATPMGRKIITPREITQAISVPLNLIEQVLGESIRPPEAGRLLTGYGHRVSGSGPTLKVTPPSHRDDILHPIDIVEDIAIARGYDSFAPEMPGQFTVGALSAIERYADRVRELLTGLGFQETMDNILTSRHEVVERMGDRTVESGLVEVDNPMVETFAVLRPHLLASLLRVEAASSKAVYPHRVFEVGEAVTVDPAAEVGCRTDMRAAVLIAHAEAAFSEVHAALENLCYALNVNYRLDPVQHPTFIDGRAGTILIDDQPIGVIGEVSPSVLEVWGIGMPCAAFDLALDPLISQS